Proteins encoded together in one Centropristis striata isolate RG_2023a ecotype Rhode Island chromosome 6, C.striata_1.0, whole genome shotgun sequence window:
- the scamp2 gene encoding secretory carrier-associated membrane protein 2, whose translation MSGFDSNPFADPSGDNPFDDPSVTQVTSSNVEPVDQYNPFPAHPTDGLAAQTTPASTAPYQPAVLQPSTEPSPQVTAAAAQANLLRQQEELERKAAELDRREQELQSRGPSGKQNNWPPLPKSFPIKPCFYQDFSEEIPPESQRVCKMMYYLWMFNCVTLFLNLLACLAYFTTDASYGVDFGLSILWLILFAPCSFLCWYRPVYKAFKTDSSFSFFFFFFVFFCQVVIFIIQSVGIPKWGNSGWISAFTIISTNKAVGAIMIIVAILFTICAVLSVILLKMVHSMYRRTGASFQKAQQEFSQGVFTNKTFQTAAAGAASSAAQGAFHQGN comes from the exons GACCCGTCGGTGACTCAGGTGACGAGCTCCAACGTCGAGCCAGTCGACCAGTACAACCCGTTCCCCGCTCACCCCACA gACGGTCTGGCGGCTCAAACCACCCCGGCCTCCACCGCTCCCTACCAGCCCGCCGTGCTGCAGCCGTCTACAGAGCCCAGTCCTCAG gtgactgctgctgcagctcaggCCAATCTGCtgaggcagcaggaggagctggagaggaAAGCTGCCGAGCTGGACCGCAGAGAGCAGGAGCTCCAGAGCCGAGGCCCGTCAG GGAAACAGAACAACTGGCCTCCTCTCCCCAAGAGTTTCCCCATCAAACCGTGTTTCTACCAGGACTTCTCAGAGGAAATCCCTCCAGAGTCCCAGAGAGTCTGCAAGATGATGTACTACCTCTGGATGT TTAACTGTGTGACTCTGTTCCTGAACCTCCTGGCCTGTCTGGCCTACTTCACCACCGACGCCTCCTACGGCGTGGACTTCGGCCTCTCCATCCTCTGGCTCATCCTGTTCGCTCCCTGCTCCTTCCTCTGCTGGTACCGGCCCGTCTACAAGGCCTTCAA GACTGACAGCTccttcagcttcttcttcttcttctttgtgtttttctgccaaGTGGTGATCTTCATCATCCAGTCTGTGGGAATACCTAAGTGGGGCAACAG CGGTTGGATCTCTGCCTTCACCATCATCTCCACAAACAAAGCGGTTGGAGCCATCATGATCATCGTGGCCATCCTCTTCACCATCTGCGCCGTGCTGTCAGTCATCCTGCTCAAGATG GTCCACAGCATGTACCGTCGGACCGGCGCCAGCTTCCAGAAGGCCCAGCAGGAGTTCTCTCAGGGCGTCTTCACCAACAAAACCTTCCAAACCGCCGCGGCCGGAGCGGCGTCCTCCGCCGCTCAGGGAGCCTTCCACCAGGGGAACTAA